One genomic region from Lysobacterales bacterium encodes:
- the fabG gene encoding 3-oxoacyl-ACP reductase FabG, protein MNPLLAGEIALVTGASRGIGAAIADTLAAQGAKVIGTATSESGAAAIGERLAPHGGTGRVLDVADGAQVEALIESIGKEFGAIGILVNNAGITRDNLLMRMKDEDWQAILDTNLSSVFRTSKAVLRGMMKARKGRIISIASVVGVTGNAGQANYAAAKAGIIGFSKSLAKEIGSRGVTVNVVAPGFIDTDMTRALPEDARSALLGQIALGRLGEAQDIANAVAFLAGPHAGYISGETLHVNGGMYMP, encoded by the coding sequence ATGAACCCGCTCCTCGCAGGCGAAATCGCGCTTGTCACCGGCGCCAGTCGCGGCATCGGTGCCGCCATCGCCGACACCCTGGCCGCCCAGGGCGCCAAGGTGATCGGCACGGCGACCTCGGAATCGGGCGCAGCCGCCATCGGCGAGCGCCTTGCCCCGCACGGCGGCACGGGCCGCGTGCTCGACGTGGCCGATGGCGCGCAGGTCGAGGCGTTGATCGAGTCGATCGGCAAGGAGTTCGGCGCCATCGGCATCCTGGTGAACAATGCCGGCATCACCCGCGACAACCTGCTGATGCGCATGAAGGACGAGGACTGGCAGGCCATCCTCGACACCAACCTGAGCTCGGTCTTCCGCACCAGCAAGGCCGTGCTGCGCGGCATGATGAAGGCACGCAAGGGCCGCATCATCAGCATCGCCTCGGTCGTCGGTGTCACCGGCAACGCGGGTCAGGCGAACTACGCCGCCGCCAAGGCCGGCATCATCGGCTTTTCGAAATCGCTGGCGAAAGAGATCGGCAGCCGCGGCGTCACCGTCAACGTGGTGGCGCCGGGCTTCATCGACACCGACATGACCCGTGCGCTGCCTGAAGACGCCCGCAGCGCGCTGCTGGGTCAGATCGCGCTGGGACGCTTGGGCGAAGCGCAGGACATCGCCAATGCGGTGGCCTTCCTTGCCGGCCCGCATGCCGGCTACATCTCCGGCGAGACCCTGCATGTGAACGGTGGTATGTATATGCCCTGA
- the mltG gene encoding endolytic transglycosylase MltG: MRAFLGLFLVGLLAVGGAAFWLWQRYQGFVDAPVAGLTAETDVILQRGDGLRRVLQRLEGVGVETGREEFWRLLAREMQVGGRIQAGEYRLPVNATPRQLLQQFADGRVLQRAFTLVEGSTFRELRLALAQAEALQQTLPGLDEAEIMRRLDAEGVPAEGRFLPETYYYTRGMSDLDVLRRAKRAMDRVLERAWANRQADLPLKSADEALILASIIEKETGIGGERREVSGVFIRRLRIGMRLQTDPTVIYGAGDSYRGVITRAHLDTDTPWNTYTRDGLPPTPIAMPGRAAIEAAVDPAPGDSLYFVASGDGGHVFSRTLQEHNRAVARWRQIERSRRAGQ; the protein is encoded by the coding sequence CTGCGTGCATTTCTCGGCCTCTTTCTGGTCGGCCTGCTCGCCGTCGGCGGTGCCGCATTCTGGCTGTGGCAGCGGTACCAGGGCTTCGTCGATGCGCCGGTGGCGGGCCTGACCGCCGAGACCGACGTGATCCTGCAGCGCGGCGACGGCCTGCGTCGTGTGCTGCAGCGCCTTGAGGGCGTCGGCGTCGAGACCGGCCGCGAGGAGTTCTGGCGTCTCCTGGCCCGCGAGATGCAGGTGGGCGGGCGCATCCAGGCCGGCGAGTACCGTCTGCCTGTGAATGCCACCCCGCGCCAGCTGCTGCAGCAGTTTGCGGACGGCCGCGTGCTGCAGCGTGCCTTCACCCTGGTCGAGGGCAGCACCTTCCGCGAGCTGCGCTTGGCGCTCGCCCAAGCCGAGGCGCTGCAGCAGACCCTGCCGGGCCTCGACGAGGCCGAGATCATGCGCCGGCTCGACGCCGAGGGCGTGCCGGCGGAAGGCCGCTTCCTGCCCGAGACCTACTACTACACCCGCGGCATGAGCGATCTCGATGTCCTGCGCCGCGCCAAGCGCGCGATGGACCGCGTGCTCGAACGTGCCTGGGCCAATCGCCAGGCCGATCTGCCGCTGAAGTCGGCCGACGAGGCCCTGATCCTCGCCTCGATCATCGAGAAGGAAACCGGCATCGGCGGTGAGCGCCGCGAAGTCTCGGGCGTATTCATCCGCCGCCTGCGCATCGGCATGCGCCTGCAGACCGATCCGACCGTGATCTACGGCGCCGGCGACAGCTACCGCGGCGTCATCACTCGCGCCCATCTCGATACCGACACGCCCTGGAACACCTACACCCGCGACGGCCTGCCGCCGACCCCGATCGCGATGCCGGGTCGCGCCGCCATCGAGGCCGCGGTCGATCCGGCGCCCGGCGACAGCCTGTACTTCGTGGCCAGCGGCGACGGCGGCCACGTGTTCTCGCGCACCCTGCAGGAGCACAACCGCGCGGTCGCGCGCTGGCGTCAGATCGAGCGCAGCCGGAGGGCAGGGCAGTGA
- the holB gene encoding DNA polymerase III subunit delta' has product MSAPAFAPWQQRAFERVLASHAAQRLGHGLLVCGPARLGKRVLVEAIAARLLCTGASPGEPACGQCRSCRLLAAGTHPDLHRISFALNDKGEPRSVIVVEQMRELSDRISLTAQLGGAIVSLIDPADALNHNAANALLKTLEEPQDGRYLILVSDAPYRLSATIRSRCQRIELRPPPQDEARTWLLAQGLPAARVEQALSLCDGHPGEAQALLSEGGLELREAVQRDLDALAARRAALSETVKAWLDDRPQERLAHAAALARGRSRERLLCGEADAVPELADWYDRANRVRAQLDTPLKADLLLGELLAGWRAVA; this is encoded by the coding sequence ATGAGTGCGCCCGCCTTCGCGCCCTGGCAGCAGCGCGCCTTCGAGCGGGTGCTGGCCAGCCACGCAGCACAGCGGCTGGGTCACGGCCTGCTGGTCTGCGGGCCGGCGCGGCTGGGCAAGCGCGTGCTGGTCGAAGCCATCGCCGCGCGTTTGCTGTGCACCGGGGCCTCACCGGGCGAGCCGGCCTGCGGTCAGTGCCGCAGCTGCCGGCTGCTGGCGGCCGGCACGCATCCGGACCTGCATCGGATCAGCTTCGCGCTCAACGACAAGGGCGAGCCGCGCAGCGTGATCGTCGTCGAGCAGATGCGCGAGCTGAGCGACAGGATCAGCCTCACCGCCCAGCTGGGCGGCGCCATCGTCAGCCTGATCGATCCCGCGGACGCGCTCAACCACAACGCCGCCAACGCGTTGCTGAAGACCCTCGAAGAGCCGCAGGACGGGCGCTATCTGATCCTCGTCAGCGACGCGCCGTATCGCCTTTCGGCGACGATCCGCAGCCGCTGTCAGCGCATCGAGCTGCGCCCGCCGCCGCAGGACGAAGCCCGCACCTGGCTGCTCGCCCAAGGCCTGCCTGCCGCGCGCGTCGAGCAGGCGCTGTCACTCTGCGATGGCCACCCCGGCGAGGCCCAGGCCTTGCTGAGCGAGGGCGGCCTCGAACTGCGCGAGGCCGTGCAGCGCGACCTCGATGCGCTCGCCGCGCGCCGCGCCGCGCTGAGCGAGACGGTCAAGGCCTGGCTGGACGATCGCCCTCAAGAGCGCCTCGCCCATGCGGCCGCACTGGCGCGCGGGCGCAGTCGCGAGCGTCTGCTCTGCGGCGAAGCCGATGCCGTTCCCGAACTCGCCGACTGGTACGACCGCGCCAACCGCGTGCGCGCCCAGCTCGACACCCCGCTCAAGGCCGACCTGCTGCTGGGCGAACTGCTGGCGGGGTGGCGTGCGGTGGCGTGA
- the fabD gene encoding ACP S-malonyltransferase yields MSSSAIAFVFPGQGSQAPGMLVDLAERYPFVIESFAEASAGAGVDLWAIAASADDARLNQTEYTQPVLLAASVALFRLWRAQGGCLPARLAGHSLGEYSALVAADALELSDAAALVRERGRLMQASVPAGTGAMAAFLGADDAVVEEVCAAVSAERVVVPANYNSPGQIVIGGHAQAVDAAIAALAERGVRKAVKLAVSVPSHTPLMRDAADALAARIAATPLRLPSLPLVHNVDAGIATDLEALKSALVRQLYLPVRWTDCVQQMIAAGANRFVECGPGKVLAGLIKRIDRGVESKTLGSLVDFEDALSFWGER; encoded by the coding sequence GTGAGTTCCAGCGCCATCGCCTTTGTGTTTCCGGGCCAGGGTTCGCAAGCGCCCGGCATGCTCGTCGATCTCGCCGAGCGCTACCCGTTCGTCATCGAAAGCTTTGCCGAGGCCTCGGCCGGCGCTGGCGTTGACCTGTGGGCCATCGCCGCATCGGCCGATGACGCGCGACTCAATCAGACTGAATACACCCAGCCGGTGCTGCTGGCTGCCAGCGTCGCTCTGTTCCGGCTGTGGCGAGCGCAGGGCGGTTGCCTGCCGGCGCGTCTCGCCGGCCATAGCCTTGGCGAGTACAGCGCCCTGGTCGCCGCGGATGCGCTTGAGCTGTCCGACGCCGCGGCGCTGGTACGCGAGCGCGGCCGCCTGATGCAGGCCTCGGTGCCGGCCGGCACGGGCGCGATGGCGGCCTTCCTCGGTGCTGACGATGCCGTCGTCGAAGAGGTCTGCGCCGCGGTTTCGGCCGAGCGCGTGGTGGTTCCGGCCAATTACAACTCGCCTGGCCAGATCGTGATCGGCGGCCACGCGCAAGCGGTGGACGCAGCGATCGCGGCACTGGCCGAGCGCGGCGTACGCAAGGCGGTGAAGCTCGCGGTGAGCGTGCCCTCGCACACGCCGCTGATGCGCGATGCGGCCGATGCCCTTGCTGCACGCATTGCCGCCACCCCGCTGCGCCTGCCCAGCCTGCCGCTGGTGCATAACGTCGACGCCGGCATCGCTACGGATCTTGAAGCGCTGAAGTCGGCGCTGGTGCGCCAGCTCTATCTGCCGGTGCGTTGGACCGACTGCGTGCAGCAGATGATCGCCGCCGGCGCCAACCGTTTCGTCGAATGCGGCCCGGGCAAGGTGCTCGCTGGCCTGATCAAGCGCATCGATCGCGGCGTCGAATCGAAAACCCTCGGCAGCCTCGTCGACTTCGAGGACGCACTGAGCTTCTGGGGCGAGCGTTAA
- the fabF gene encoding beta-ketoacyl-ACP synthase II, which translates to MSKRRVVITGMGIVSPVGNDLATAWDNISHGRSGIGPITSFDPGAYATRIAGEVRDFDPAAYIPAKEAKRMDPFIHYGVAAGLMALKDSGLEISEANAERMGTIIGSGIGGILGIEDTTARLLEGGPRKVSPFYVPSTIINMVSGHLSILTGIKGPNFSAVSACATANHSVGMAMRLIQYGDADVMVAGGAERGSSPTSVAGFCSMKAMSTRNDDPTRASRPWDKDRDGFVMGDGAGVLVLEEYEHAKARGARIYCELAGFGASSDAYHMTAPAEDGEGAARCMMAALRDAGLNADQVGYLNAHGTSTPLGDLAETLAMKRAFGDHAYRTLVSSTKSMTGHLLGAAGGVEAIFSILALYHGLVPPTINLDEPGEGCDLDYVPNVAREARIEVAMSNGFGFGGTNGTLVFRRV; encoded by the coding sequence ATGAGCAAGCGTCGCGTCGTCATCACCGGCATGGGCATCGTCTCGCCGGTCGGCAATGATCTCGCCACTGCCTGGGACAACATTTCCCACGGCCGCTCGGGCATCGGCCCGATCACCAGCTTCGACCCTGGCGCGTACGCCACGCGCATCGCCGGCGAAGTGAGGGATTTCGATCCTGCCGCCTACATTCCGGCCAAAGAGGCCAAGCGGATGGACCCGTTCATCCACTACGGCGTCGCTGCCGGGCTGATGGCGCTGAAGGACTCCGGCCTCGAAATCAGCGAAGCCAACGCCGAGCGCATGGGCACCATCATCGGCTCGGGCATCGGCGGCATCCTCGGCATCGAGGACACCACCGCGCGCCTGCTCGAAGGCGGCCCGCGCAAGGTCTCGCCCTTCTACGTGCCGAGCACGATCATCAACATGGTCTCGGGTCATCTGTCGATCCTCACCGGCATCAAGGGCCCGAACTTCTCGGCCGTCTCGGCCTGCGCCACCGCCAACCATTCGGTCGGCATGGCGATGCGCCTGATCCAGTACGGCGATGCCGACGTGATGGTCGCCGGTGGCGCCGAGCGCGGCAGCAGCCCGACCTCGGTCGCCGGCTTCTGCTCGATGAAGGCGATGTCCACCCGCAATGACGACCCGACCCGCGCCTCGCGCCCCTGGGACAAGGACCGCGATGGCTTCGTCATGGGCGACGGCGCCGGCGTGCTGGTGCTGGAGGAGTACGAACACGCCAAGGCGCGCGGCGCGCGCATCTACTGCGAGCTGGCCGGCTTCGGCGCGAGCTCAGACGCCTACCACATGACCGCACCCGCCGAGGACGGCGAGGGCGCGGCGCGCTGCATGATGGCCGCCCTGCGCGATGCCGGCCTCAATGCCGATCAGGTCGGCTACCTGAACGCCCACGGCACATCGACGCCGTTGGGCGACCTCGCTGAAACGCTGGCGATGAAGCGCGCGTTTGGCGACCACGCCTACCGCACCCTGGTCAGTTCGACCAAGTCGATGACCGGCCATCTGCTGGGCGCAGCCGGCGGCGTCGAGGCGATCTTCAGCATCCTCGCGCTGTACCACGGGCTGGTACCGCCGACGATCAATCTCGACGAGCCCGGCGAGGGCTGCGATCTCGACTACGTGCCCAATGTGGCGCGCGAGGCGAGAATCGAGGTCGCGATGTCCAACGGCTTCGGCTTCGGCGGCACCAATGGCACCCTGGTGTTCCGCCGCGTCTGA
- the pabC gene encoding aminodeoxychorismate lyase, whose amino-acid sequence MRFGVLIDGAPADAICVDSRALNYGDGVFETLLVQDGRPVWWGEHLARLGRGCEALGLRLPDPDLLAFEAGELCAGQQRAVLKILLAREGAGRGYAPEPGARSQRILSLHAAPPLVATDYVEGVRLRWCATRLALQPRLAGFKHLNRLENVLARAELANTGAAEGLMLDTAGRVTCATAANVFALRGGRLRTPSLRAAGIAGICRDWVMTRAEVEIGELLPQDIERADGVFVCSSLRGILPAARLGARTYRPQPLIAGLQAQLWSEVPALAPQA is encoded by the coding sequence ATGCGCTTCGGCGTGCTGATCGACGGCGCGCCCGCCGATGCGATCTGTGTCGACAGCCGTGCGCTCAACTATGGCGATGGCGTGTTCGAAACCCTGCTGGTGCAGGACGGTCGGCCGGTCTGGTGGGGTGAGCACCTGGCGCGCCTCGGTCGAGGCTGCGAGGCCTTGGGTCTGCGGCTGCCCGATCCCGACCTGCTCGCATTCGAGGCGGGCGAGCTGTGCGCGGGCCAGCAGCGTGCGGTGCTGAAGATCCTGCTGGCGCGCGAGGGGGCCGGCCGCGGCTATGCGCCGGAGCCCGGCGCGCGCAGCCAGCGCATCCTGAGCCTGCATGCGGCGCCGCCGCTGGTCGCGACCGATTACGTCGAGGGCGTCAGGCTGCGCTGGTGCGCAACGCGGCTCGCACTTCAGCCCCGCCTCGCTGGCTTCAAGCATCTCAATCGCCTCGAGAACGTGCTGGCGCGCGCCGAACTGGCCAACACCGGCGCAGCCGAGGGGCTGATGCTCGACACTGCCGGGCGCGTCACCTGTGCGACTGCGGCCAACGTATTCGCCCTGCGCGGCGGCCGCCTGCGCACGCCCTCCCTGCGCGCCGCTGGCATCGCCGGCATCTGTCGCGACTGGGTCATGACCCGCGCCGAGGTCGAGATCGGCGAACTGCTGCCGCAGGACATCGAGCGCGCGGACGGCGTATTCGTCTGCAGCAGCCTGCGCGGTATCCTGCCGGCTGCCCGGCTGGGCGCGCGGACCTATCGCCCCCAGCCCCTGATTGCCGGCCTGCAGGCCCAGCTCTGGAGCGAAGTTCCGGCGCTGGCCCCGCAGGCCTGA
- a CDS encoding dTMP kinase — protein MSHARFVSFEGGEGAGKSTVITAAAESLRAAGETVLLLREPGGTAVGEAVRAVLLNPELRGLCAESELLLMMASRAQLVRERILPALARGEWVLCDRFTDASFAYQGGGRGIDSGRIAELERWVAGLKPGLSFLLDLPVETGLARAGSRAAPDRIESESIAFFERVRASYRTRAAAEPQRWCVLDAGQPAETVAAAVVSRLNVQREAAR, from the coding sequence ATCAGCCACGCGCGTTTCGTCAGCTTCGAAGGCGGCGAGGGCGCCGGCAAGAGCACGGTGATCACCGCTGCCGCCGAGTCCCTGCGCGCGGCGGGCGAGACCGTGCTGCTGCTGCGCGAGCCGGGCGGCACCGCGGTCGGCGAGGCGGTGCGTGCGGTGCTGCTCAACCCCGAGCTGCGTGGCCTGTGCGCCGAGAGCGAGCTGCTGCTGATGATGGCCTCGCGCGCCCAGCTGGTGCGCGAGCGCATCCTGCCTGCGCTGGCGCGCGGCGAGTGGGTGCTGTGCGACCGTTTCACCGACGCGAGTTTCGCCTACCAGGGCGGCGGCCGCGGCATCGACAGCGGGCGCATCGCCGAACTCGAACGCTGGGTCGCGGGCTTGAAGCCGGGGCTGAGCTTTCTGCTCGATCTGCCGGTCGAAACCGGGCTCGCCCGCGCCGGCAGCCGTGCGGCGCCGGATCGCATCGAGTCCGAGTCCATCGCTTTCTTCGAGCGCGTGCGCGCGAGCTATCGGACGCGCGCCGCCGCCGAGCCGCAGCGCTGGTGCGTGCTCGATGCCGGCCAGCCGGCGGAGACGGTCGCTGCCGCCGTGGTTTCGCGCCTGAACGTCCAGCGCGAGGCGGCGCGATGA
- a CDS encoding aminodeoxychorismate synthase component I codes for MHSVLPPAAVDLPAVDLLDLHRAEPEFFPCLLESAAQGGRARYDLLLAAPEGGFALGDDGVLRDLEGRTLPGGFLDHLDRACAEARTPVRSDGLAFGGGWALLLGYELAAEIEPSVPRLAAPGGLPIALALRCRAAILRDRETGQARAVVEDDHPQAQALIERLQRAWAKAAEAQRATADATPAARALPALPAHRIDEAAGAQFEAGVRRILDYLCAGDVFQVNLSRPWRVAFASAPAPADLYARLRAANPAPFAGLLAWQDWAVLSSSPERLLSLRSGVAETRPIAGTRPRQPGDALDDARRRAELIGHPKERAEHIMLIDLERNDLGRVCVPGTVEVDELMGLESYAHVHHIVSNVRGRLRPEVGPGQAIAAVFPGGTITGCPKVRCMQIIAELEGEGRGPYTGALGYLDRSGDLDLNILIRSLWLRGAQAGFRAGAGIVVDSEPAAELAETRAKARGVLRAFDEHAPRDVLPASEGKASTGSRDASAGSVVHPVVESADAPPAALSTAGTMDIASHRPQPESAPLNAGRRA; via the coding sequence ATGCACAGCGTCCTGCCGCCCGCCGCGGTTGATCTGCCCGCTGTCGATCTGCTCGACCTGCATCGGGCCGAGCCGGAGTTTTTCCCCTGCCTGCTGGAGAGCGCAGCCCAGGGCGGTCGCGCTCGCTACGACCTGCTGCTGGCCGCGCCCGAAGGCGGCTTCGCGCTGGGTGACGACGGCGTGCTGCGCGATCTCGAGGGTCGAACGCTGCCCGGTGGCTTTCTCGATCACCTGGACCGCGCCTGCGCTGAAGCCCGCACGCCGGTGCGCAGCGATGGCCTGGCCTTCGGCGGCGGCTGGGCCCTGCTGCTGGGCTATGAGCTCGCGGCCGAGATCGAACCCAGCGTGCCGCGACTCGCCGCCCCCGGCGGCCTGCCGATTGCACTCGCCCTGCGCTGTCGCGCGGCGATCCTGCGCGATCGCGAAACCGGGCAGGCGCGGGCCGTGGTCGAGGACGATCATCCGCAGGCGCAAGCCCTGATCGAGCGACTGCAGCGCGCTTGGGCCAAGGCCGCCGAAGCCCAGCGCGCGACCGCGGACGCGACGCCCGCAGCGCGCGCACTGCCCGCACTGCCCGCGCACCGCATCGACGAAGCCGCAGGCGCGCAGTTCGAAGCCGGCGTGCGCCGCATCCTCGATTACCTCTGCGCCGGCGATGTGTTCCAGGTGAACCTGTCGCGGCCCTGGCGCGTGGCTTTTGCCTCCGCCCCGGCGCCAGCGGATCTGTACGCCCGGCTGCGCGCGGCCAATCCCGCGCCGTTTGCGGGGCTGCTGGCTTGGCAGGACTGGGCGGTGTTGAGCTCCTCGCCCGAGCGCCTGCTGTCGCTGCGATCGGGTGTAGCCGAGACGCGGCCGATCGCGGGTACGCGTCCGCGCCAGCCCGGCGATGCACTGGACGACGCGCGTCGACGCGCCGAGCTGATCGGGCATCCCAAGGAGCGCGCCGAGCACATCATGCTGATCGATCTCGAGCGCAATGACCTGGGCCGCGTCTGCGTGCCGGGCACGGTCGAAGTCGACGAGCTGATGGGCCTCGAAAGCTATGCCCACGTCCACCACATCGTCAGCAATGTGCGCGGCCGGCTGCGGCCCGAGGTCGGGCCGGGGCAGGCGATTGCCGCCGTGTTTCCGGGCGGCACCATCACCGGCTGCCCCAAGGTGCGCTGCATGCAGATCATCGCCGAGCTGGAGGGCGAGGGCCGCGGCCCCTACACCGGTGCGCTGGGCTATCTCGACCGCAGCGGTGATCTCGACCTCAACATCCTGATCCGCAGCCTGTGGCTGCGCGGCGCGCAGGCGGGGTTCCGCGCCGGCGCTGGCATCGTGGTCGATTCCGAGCCCGCGGCCGAGCTGGCCGAGACCCGGGCCAAAGCGCGCGGCGTGCTGCGCGCTTTCGATGAACACGCTCCCCGCGACGTGCTGCCAGCGTCCGAGGGGAAGGCTTCGACAGGCTCGAGGGATGCAAGTGCCGGGTCCGTCGTCCATCCTGTGGTCGAGTCCGCGGACGCCCCGCCTGCGGCACTGTCTACTGCTGGGACCATGGACATCGCCTCCCACCGACCGCAGCCCGAGTCTGCGCCCCTCAATGCCGGACGCCGCGCCTGA
- the acpP gene encoding acyl carrier protein, whose translation MSSIEERVKKIVVEQLGVKEDEVTPNASFVDDLGADSLDTVELVMALEEEFECEIPDEDAEKITSVQQAIDYVKAHVKS comes from the coding sequence ATGAGCAGCATCGAAGAACGCGTCAAGAAGATCGTCGTGGAACAGCTGGGCGTCAAGGAAGATGAAGTCACCCCCAACGCCTCCTTCGTGGACGATCTGGGCGCGGACTCGCTCGACACGGTTGAGCTGGTGATGGCGCTTGAGGAAGAGTTCGAGTGCGAGATCCCGGACGAAGACGCCGAGAAGATCACCAGCGTGCAGCAGGCGATCGACTACGTGAAGGCTCACGTCAAGTCGTAA